The genomic stretch CTAAATAAGGAGTGGAAAGTAATATCAAGTGCAGGCAGAATTTGGCACATAATCTAAATATAACGGACCGACTGGGATGTTTTGACAACGTTCTGTCATGTATGTGCAGTGCTGATAAATGACAATAAGTTACAACCCACATGAACATAGATGGGTTGTTTGGAAATGTATGACcttgatttttttgtcttgatCTGTGACGTAAACTCAGCAATGAATATTTATAATCTGGTCTACTTGATCCGTATCCATAATTAGACCGTCGTGGTCTGACAGCCGACTTTGTGGATGAACTCTTCACAACCCTGACTGACGTATAGATGACTGCTGCTTatcatgaatattaatgagATTATTTGAAGACCAAGGAAACTCATTATCATGAGCTCTCCCGTCTAGTTCCCTCTTAATGGAAGACAAACCCACTTTCTGTCTCGGGTTTACTGCCATGTCTGCCTGCCATTTATCATATTTTCCTCTCCTAATTTGTTCTTGTCTTAATCGTGGATGTGTTGAACACCCGCAGCCAGATGTGCGTCGCATGTCCTGAGCTGTCCTCATGGTTGGATCTTAGATGTATTTTCCCATCCTGTGGACTAAAGTTCAGTTATGTGGAACGCAGCGTACTCATTCATTGTAGTCTCAGATTTcccaatttgtttttttctcttttccattttctgtcGTCATTGTGGCATTTTTTGACATCTGTTTAACATTATTCAGTTGAACCATACTGTATTACTCTACTTTACAACCGTCATTCAAAagtagggctgcagctaacgattgttttctttaacaactaatctgttgttaaaaaaaaaaatagtgaaaatttcCATTAATATTTCTCAGAGGCAAAGGCGAGGTCTTGAAAATGGTTATTTTCTTCAAACAACAGCCCAGAGTCCAAATAACTTCGATTTACACAATGAtaaaaaatcctcacattaaTGAAGCTGGACCAATGAAGGTTTGGTATTTTtccttgataaatgactttcaTTAATTACTGATATCAGAATTGACGGACTGATCAATTAATAGTTGTTCCAGAAACTAtccaaaacatttaaaaccaacCCTAATTTCTCTGCAATTTGTCAGCTGTAAATGCTAATTTTGCAGGCTTGCGTTTGATGTTGGTCACCTCAGAAGTATCTGCGGCTGTGGATATAAAATAAGCGCTCGGGTGCGCTGACCTAGCGGATGATGCTCATCAGAATCTGGACCAGTGGAGTTTGGCTGTTAGGCTATTTAGGGATGAGTGTGACACCGATCTTAATTGCAGCAGAACAGCACTGTGGGACCACAGGCTCCCTGAGAGGGCTGACCTGGAACATCGGTGCCTGTTGCTCAAATTATTATCTAAAAAAGCTCATCATCGCTCTATTTTCTCCACCATCTGACCCAGCGATGATGATGAAACCATAACGTTTTTTGTGACGTTGAGTTTAAGATATGTCTTATCTTCTGTCTACATAGATTGTTCTCTGTATAGAACACCTACATTTTTGTTTAAGTTTCCGCCACTAACTGCACACTAGTCCCCAAAATTAGATGTGTATATGAGatttcagcagtctgaatttGACAAATCAAGTATCAAATCAAATGCAGTAACTTTGCAAGATACTCATTTGACTTGTTTAgctgactgctgaagcctcatgtttGATCTTGCTGAATGTTAGAGCAGTTTTACACTGAACAAGGACTGTGGGTTTTTATCCACCATCTCTTACATTAGGACTGCATTAGTAAAGGATCTCTTCACGGCCACTATGGACACGATGAATATGTACAGCTAAAAATAACAATGTCAACGTACATGTGAACAtttgagtattgttttaagacagagatggaaaaaaagtgAACCCATCCTTGAAGACCAATCCTGAGAGAAACCTGGTAAAATCTTAAGTCATCAATCCAAAATGATTGTTCTAGATCACCGTGAGATACGTTCACAGACGACTGATTTGGAGCTTTGGCGACACCCTGAGGGAAAATTttgacagtgtcagaaatttaagaccaaattctGACTGTGTGACTGCTGCTACAAGCCACGACTACAAgcaaaccaatcagaatacaacatgaaatgacacagaatacacTGGCCAGAGTGACATTTCTTGTGTGCAgatttttaagtaaaatttaGGGGGGAAACACTCGTTCTCCTCAATATGTCCATggcacacaaaaaccaaaatgatggaggtgaaatgaaaaataactttgtgtgactttgctgcattttctaAACATACAAGTGGTGCAGATGGATGATGTGCCTGTACTTTCATGTACTTTGTTCTATTTCCATAATAGACCTTTGATTCACCACACATTCAGTGCACAATCTGACATGCCTCAAATTGATAACATGATCTGACACAGATTGTGACCAAGATTTTATTATAGGTGTCTCGCACATTGTGACATGCAGTAAACGTACCTGATTGTTGTTGTCACACAGTCTAAAGGTGCTTTTTTTTATAGTCGAGGACTGGGACAGTTTCCAGGCCATTTTGGATCAAACCTACAAGATGCACTTCAAGTCTGAACCAAGCCTGCATCCAGTGCTCATGTCAGAAGCATCGGTGAGTAAGATGCTGTTATGAGCTGGAGTCAGTCAGTGAAAAACAATAACTACTTATTCTGTGATTGTACTGAGGTCACGTGGTTATAATTTTATAATCTATCAGCTAAGAACAAAGTGCTTAAATTGCTGGAGGATGCGAGAATCCACCTGGACTCAGGGAGGAGTTTGTTTCCTGTGCTGGTCGTTCATCACCTCACAGATAAACATATTAGTTTGATTCATGCTGACTATGATATGTGTTATAAGTGGGttaacttctgttttttttgtatctgcAGTGGAACACACGAGCGAAACGAGAGAAACTTACAGAGCTGATGTTTGAACATTACAACATTCCTGCATTCTTCCTCTGCAAATCAGCTGTACTGTCAGCGTATCCTTCACTACCTCACATCTTCCAGAAAAGAATACTGTTTAATAACGGTTATATGTCTGTTATATGTTAAACCGTATTACATTTCCTTTACTCTGAGTTCTTAAGCTTTGCCAACGGGCGGTCTACAGGCTTGGTCCTTGACAGCGGAGccacacacaccacagccaTACCAGTGCACGATGGCTACGTCCTGCAGCAAGGTGACAAATGATCTGAAATCATTCTTTATTAAATAATTTGACCgtctttacatttacatttaaaccAGGGATCATTTTATTATACTACAGCCTCTGTTGATGCAGGTGCTTCTTTTCTACCATTTATGTTGCCATCTGCTGGTTGGAGCAAGAATCTCAGCCataacaaattaattattattataatcttGTGTTACTCTTATGAACTGATGTCAGACAACAATAATTTTCGGCAAGCCTGTAAATCTCTAATAATTTCATCCCCTCTGTGTAAATGTTGCTTACCGCAACAAAGCTGTTATAAGTCATTACTACAAAGAAGTAAAACATAGAGGAAAGTGATTCAGGAGCCtcaaaatacatatttgtagGATAAGGAGAGTCTTTCACTGGTCTAAGAATCAGTGAAGTAATTTTGGCAAATGATAACCTGAAGAACTGGAAGTCATTAAGAGCCCGTTATAGTCATGGTTATGTATCAGGTTGCATGTTTAGTAGCATGTTTAGTAACATGATCATCTTTCCAAATATGCACGTGACTGTGTTCCTTTGAGTTATTATGTGTTGTTTATTCTTTCTGGTAGGTATTGTCAAATCGCCCCTGGCTGGAGACTTCATGAGCATGCAGTGCAGGGAGCTATTTCAAGAGTTAAACGTTGAAATAATCCCTCCTTACATGATTGCATCAAAGGTGAGTGTTTCATAGGTGGAATGATATTTTTTAAGCAGTAAGTACACTAGTAATAATATTAGTCATATATTGCTCCGGCCTTTCCATGGtgtcacactgacacacagtgtaaaatgttttattcatttttatggcTCATGCAAGCAGCAATCATGTCAGTTATTTGTAGACTTGAGTCAAATAGTAGCTGTGGATAAATTTTACAGTTAATTTTGACTTGTTTGGTGTGCAGGACAGGTGCAGATAGTGTCAGTTACAGTAATTTggtttagagctgcaataattagttgatcaacacaaaattaatcagcaactattttgataatcgaataatcatttcagtcatttctcaAGCAAATACTGTGtatacaaatatttgatggttccagcttcataaatgtgacaatttgctgcttttctttgtcatatatgacagtaaattgagtATTTTAGACTGTtcgtcagacaaaacaagcaagagAAATTgtgaatcccccccccccccttttcttttttacatttcatgtcCTGAAGGATTAATCcagaaataatcagcagattcattggtaatgaaaataactgttagttgcagccctaattcaGTTGCATTGACTTTCAATTAAACTTTTATGAACAATAATGTTCATATGTACCATGAATtttatgataatgatgatagTAAAGTGGTGTTTAAAGtggtttttttgcttttgctgcATAGACTGGTTTCAAGTTCTGTCTGGAAATTGCTTTAATGGCTATCCAGATACATACAATCATATAGCAAATAAAATATGAGTGAAACTTACCTATGCAGCCTGTATTGTGCTTTAATGTCAACCAGTAGAACAACCAGCGTTTTATCATTGCAGGATGGAGTGCGGGAGGGATCCCCAGCCAGttggaagaaaaaggagaaactaCCTCAAGTCACTCGCTCATGGCACAACTACATGTGTAATGTAAGAAGCAACCTCTTACACTCCCTTATGGCTACATAACATATATAGTTGGTGTgctgtttgtcttctttttattaaatgaatgccgaataatcttttttttttttactgtttgcagTGTGTGATCCAGGACTTCCAGGCATCTGTGCTACAGGTGTCAGACTCACCATATGATGAACAGTAAGAGAATTATTTTGCAAGTTGAGCAGGAAAGATGTGGTGGTGTTTCTACTTATTAAACCCATCATAACCTAATCATAAAGTATTTCAGCTCTAGGTTCCCACTGAAGTTTAAGCTGGAAATAAGGGAGTCTGTGATTCACATGAACATTAATATGTTTGAATTTTATTATCCTGTCATGGCTAATTTTCATGGAGGTTCTTATGTTAAAAAGTAAACATCCTCTAAAGGGTGAAGTGACATTTTCTTACCAGAAGAACTAAATCACGGCTAATCTTGCTTTCTTTTATCAGGGTTGCTGCCCAGATGCCCACAGTGCACTATGAGCTGCCCAATGGCTACAACTGTGACTTCGGGGCAGAGAGACTGAAAATCCCAGAGGGGCTGTTTGATCCGTCTAATGCCAAGGTACAAGCTGACCCAAAACACTCCCAATAGCCTGAGTTTCATCATCAGACCAGCCACAGACATAGTAGCTGAACATTACCCTATCACTGAATACTACTCCAAATAAGGAAAGTCCACTCTGTAAGTTTCCAAATGTGTATCTATGTTTCATGAGAGTGTAATACGGTGTTTCTGTTTGGTCCAATCACAGGGCCTGTCTGGAAACACCATGTTAGGAGTCGGCCACGTGGTGACAACAAGCGTGGGGATGTGTGACATCGACATCCGGCCGGTGAGTATCATCATGTTTTAAACTAGGGCTGAGCAATTAATAGAAAAAGTAACTACGAACCAACATTATGACTCTGTAACAGACCTAATTGATATGCTCGATTAAGTCATTCCTCCATACAGAATATCCACCTGCAGtttaaagtgatgtaattaaCACTATTTTTCTAGTGAAgataaaatgactcaaatgtgGGAGCTGGTACAGAAAAAAGTTTTCTCGGTCATATGGACACCTTTCACATGCTTCATTTAACATGATACAggacaaaacaaagctaaacGTAAATAAAAGCCACCTTGCAGCCTTCAAGTTAAAGCAAACGTCACTGAAAGTAtcttgcattttaaaatgttcttgttGTGTCTCAGGGTCTGTATGGCAGCGTGGTGGTGACTGGAGGAAACACGCTCATTCAGGGCTTCACCGACCGACTGAACAGAGAACTCTCCCAGAAAACTCCTCCGGTGAGTGTTGGTTGACGCCACTGCCTCTCTGGTAAAGCTTTTAGGTAATGATGGACAACAACTTGCTAGTTATTGTCATCTGAAAAAAGGTGGTCCGATCTTCAAATACATCACTGAACACTAGCATATTTTCTGTGAGAGCTTGACATGTTTGTCTGTGATTTGCAGAGCATGAGGCTGAAGCTGATAGCTAACAACACTACAGTGGAGCGCCGGTTCAGTGCCTGGATAGGAGGCTCCATCCTGGCGTCACTCGTAaggacacacagcagctgatgcTGGACTCTAAAATataccaacatttttttcatgttctttttttctttttcatccctttttgtaaatgtttattatagttATTGTCTTAGTTATGATGTTACTATGTactatatatacttttttttagcCATACAAGAATTggcattgtgagcatgttagcattctgatgttagcatttagctcaaagcactgctgttcTAACAGAGCTGCTAGAATGGCAACACTCTCAGTCTTGTTTGAACTTTTTCTGTTAAATATAGATTGTTATATATAGATTGTTGGTCCAGttccaaaatgtaaaattgtgcCTTTAACTTTTGCCTTAATTACCTGATATTTAAGAAAGTTAATGTGAGTTAAAATGTGAGACTTGCATTTCTATCTATACATCCTCTTTGCTTGACCACTTTGTCTTTAAGTACACACTTTAACTTATAAAACAATCATTAATCTAAGAGAAAGATTTTCAGTTTCCATGAAAGTGTAAAACCGTGTTTTCTCTGTCTGGCAGGGAACCTTCCAGCAGATGTGGATCTCCAAACAGGAGTACGAGGAAGGAGGAAAGCAGTGTGTGGACAGGAAGTGCCCTTGATTTGACACCCGACCCTCCTCGTTACTGTCTTTGCCACAAGCTCAACATCAAGAATCATTCACCTCTGACCCTGGACTCAGGAACACCTACGGAAGAtcgcttgttttgtttttttaatgattttcttttatcaaTAAGTGAGTTTGTCCATGAGCTGCCCGTCTGGGATTTATTGTAGAAATCCAACATAAACATCTACAATGTAATCCGAATCATTTTGATGAAGTGCAGTTTAAGTTCCTGTGTTTATGCCATTACATTCAATCTGCTGCCTTATCTTTAGATGGTACGTGTTTTGTTGAAACCTTGCATCTATAAAAAGTCTTTGACATGGTCTAAGGGCCATAAAATATCATCACGTAGGTTGTAAAGTCATGTTTGATCACACTGcgaaaaacacaacataaacacaaagtttGTTGTACAAGGTTTCTGCAGAATACTGACAAGGTGAAATTTGGATGGTTCAGGATGAGCATTTGGAGGAACAACCTTAGAGTTTGGGGTGAATAATGTCTTTTGTTCATAAACTTTTTTCTGTGTAGTGAGTAAACTCATCGTAGGCAAAGGCCAGTCAGCGCTCGCCTATGCTTATTGGTGTGAGTGTCAAATAAATCTGTATTTAATTTTCACTTTTGCTTGTCATTGGCTACATgtggtctttaaaaaaaataaagtccGTTTTTGTTACATGATTTCCTAAATGAATTTGTGATAAAACTAAAAGCCTGctcttgtattttattgtatggTCTTTATTCTACTGAAGCATTATGTTATTTGTCTATAAGACATGAATGTGGTTGACATGATACAGTGTTTATATTTAGATAATTGAAAGTTGTTAAAATCAGCAAACTTTTACCTTATTggccagaaaaaaaatcaccaggAACAAACAcatgatttgtgttttttatatttatgaatacagagaaaacattttattgaaatggAACATAATTTATCGTATAGGATCAAATACCAGCTGGACAAACGTTTTTACTCAACATGGGATAACTGTTTCAGACCATCTTCAGTTATTCAAAGTGAGCTGATTCAGACTTAATCTCAATCTACATGTATCGCCTCAGCAGGCTTCTTGTCTGGACAGATGTCGGGATCACAGCTGTCAAAAACTCCTTACAAGCAAAATGGGAAATTTCATAATGCTGTAGCTTTAATTTGAGGAAACTTCTTGAGGAGTTTGGCCTGAGTTTCCTTCTCTAAGGAGGCTTTCCTTGCCTTTTCCCGAAGGTGCTTCTCTAAACGCAgcctgaaagacaaaaatatgagtgaaaaaaaagacaatttatcTGTAAGAGATCAGAAATTTTATATAACATGATTTAACTCttttacactaaaaaaaagttgacaatATTGCATATGTGTCACATCTTACCTCATGTGTGGTTCAACAAACTTAGGTGTGTAGAACCTCTTTCGCTTGTATCTTTTGTTCATGTTCCAAGGAATAGCATATTCTTTGAATCGATACCTGGAGGAGAGAAAGCAAG from Thunnus albacares chromosome 9, fThuAlb1.1, whole genome shotgun sequence encodes the following:
- the actl6a gene encoding actin-like protein 6A — translated: MSGGVYGGDEVGALVFDIGSYSVRAGYAGEDCPKADFPTVIGVTLDREDGSTPMETDGDKSKQSGTTYYIDTNQLRVPRENMEVMSPLKNGMIEDWDSFQAILDQTYKMHFKSEPSLHPVLMSEASWNTRAKREKLTELMFEHYNIPAFFLCKSAVLSAFANGRSTGLVLDSGATHTTAIPVHDGYVLQQGIVKSPLAGDFMSMQCRELFQELNVEIIPPYMIASKDGVREGSPASWKKKEKLPQVTRSWHNYMCNCVIQDFQASVLQVSDSPYDEQVAAQMPTVHYELPNGYNCDFGAERLKIPEGLFDPSNAKGLSGNTMLGVGHVVTTSVGMCDIDIRPGLYGSVVVTGGNTLIQGFTDRLNRELSQKTPPSMRLKLIANNTTVERRFSAWIGGSILASLGTFQQMWISKQEYEEGGKQCVDRKCP